In Stomoxys calcitrans chromosome 2, idStoCalc2.1, whole genome shotgun sequence, the following proteins share a genomic window:
- the LOC131995364 gene encoding uncharacterized protein LOC131995364 has product MTSCQLLCPMERFRGCENFDVWKRLAKSFLVIKGCWKAVIEAMPDTELNEKALAEITLMVDPNNYGHIAAATTAKDAWTVLINAYEDTGLTRKVELLKQLVNIKMQNYKTIQEYVNDLIIIGLKD; this is encoded by the exons ATGACAAGCTGCCAATTATTGTGCCCAATGGAAAGATTTCGGGGTTGTGAGAATTTTGATGTCTGGAAGAGACTGGCAAAATCGTTTTTGGTAATAAAAGGTTGCTGGAAAGCTGTAATTGAAGCTATGCCGGACACGGAATTGAATGAAAAAGCTCTTGCGGAAATCACATTGATGGTAGATCCCAATAATTATGGCCACATTGCTGCCGCTACAACAGCGAAGGATGCTTGGACTGTACTGATTAATGCCTATGAGGATACGGGACTAACAAGGAAGGTAGAACTATTGAAGCAATTGGTGAACATCAAGATGCAGAATTACAAGACAATTCAAGAGTATGTGAACGATTTGATCATCATTGGCTTGAAG GACTGA